Proteins from a genomic interval of Deinococcus radiopugnans ATCC 19172:
- a CDS encoding WGxxGxxG family protein produces the protein MKRFVQSTLLFSLLLAAPIPAFAQTDVTTETTAPVTTNTTTTGTTTAPVDADNGFDWGWLGLLGLLGLAGLRRREDRAYSTTTPGTGPR, from the coding sequence ATGAAACGATTTGTTCAGTCCACGCTGTTGTTTTCCCTGCTGCTTGCCGCGCCCATCCCGGCGTTCGCCCAGACGGACGTCACCACGGAGACGACGGCACCGGTCACCACCAACACGACCACCACCGGCACCACCACGGCTCCCGTCGACGCGGATAACGGCTTCGACTGGGGCTGGCTGGGCCTGCTCGGTCTGCTGGGTCTGGCTGGGCTCAGGCGCAGAGAGGACCGGGCCTATTCCACGACCACCCCGGGAACCGGGCCGCGCTGA